In one window of Methanoculleus chikugoensis DNA:
- a CDS encoding TerC family protein, with protein MTDVTDTAWIVFIINIVALLALDLGVFNRKAHVIKPREALLQVAVFIAAAAVFNIGVYHWMGAQAGLEFTTGYIMELMLSVDNLFVFILVFAAFCVPRKDQHKVLFYGIVGALAFRFAFIIAGVALVETFSWVLYIFGAFLIFTAIRMVTKKEETAVEPDKNILVRAFRKVMPVTKGYEGDSFFVKKPDATGKLVTWATPMFVALLVMETTDIVFAVDSIPAILGITTNSFIVFSSNAFAILGLRSMYFALAHIMNAFCYLKYGLAAILSFVGVKMLIADIYHVQVEISLAVILLILAVAIIASLIRTRRTGTCPEVKRVQAEACPALRSLDPDATPAPTTETADSASKDFENTEKGDE; from the coding sequence ATGACAGACGTGACAGACACAGCGTGGATCGTATTCATCATCAACATAGTGGCTCTCCTTGCACTAGACCTCGGCGTCTTCAACCGCAAGGCCCACGTCATAAAACCGAGGGAGGCGCTCCTGCAGGTCGCCGTATTCATCGCCGCCGCGGCGGTCTTCAATATCGGAGTGTATCACTGGATGGGGGCTCAGGCCGGGCTGGAGTTCACTACCGGCTACATCATGGAATTGATGCTGAGCGTCGACAATCTCTTCGTCTTCATCCTCGTCTTCGCTGCATTCTGCGTGCCGCGAAAAGACCAGCACAAGGTGCTTTTCTATGGCATCGTAGGCGCCCTGGCCTTCCGTTTCGCGTTCATCATAGCAGGCGTGGCGCTGGTGGAGACGTTCTCCTGGGTGCTCTACATCTTCGGTGCCTTCCTGATATTCACCGCCATCAGGATGGTAACCAAGAAGGAGGAGACGGCGGTCGAGCCCGACAAGAACATCCTGGTCCGCGCGTTCCGCAAGGTCATGCCGGTTACAAAGGGTTATGAAGGTGACAGTTTCTTCGTTAAGAAGCCCGATGCGACCGGCAAACTGGTGACCTGGGCTACCCCCATGTTCGTGGCCCTGCTGGTGATGGAGACGACCGATATCGTCTTCGCTGTGGACTCCATCCCTGCCATCCTCGGCATCACCACCAACTCGTTCATCGTCTTCAGCTCCAATGCCTTCGCCATACTCGGCCTGAGATCGATGTACTTCGCGCTGGCGCATATCATGAACGCGTTCTGCTACCTGAAGTACGGTCTGGCCGCCATCCTCAGCTTTGTCGGGGTCAAGATGCTGATCGCCGACATCTACCATGTTCAGGTGGAGATCTCGCTCGCCGTCATCCTCCTGATCCTGGCGGTGGCCATCATCGCGTCCTTGATCAGGACCCGGCGCACAGGAACCTGTCCGGAGGTGAAGAGAGTGCAGGCCGAGGCCTGCCCCGCCCTCCGGAGCCTCGATCCCGACGCCACCCCGGCTCCCACTACAGAGACGGCCGATTCAGCATCAAAGGACTTTGAGAATACCGAGAAAGGGGATGAGTGA
- the ade gene encoding adenine deaminase, with amino-acid sequence MTDGRIVGFGDYRGAREYDLSGAYVVPGLIDAHVHIESSLLAPAEYARLVLAHGTTTVIADPHEIANVCGAPGIDYMLAEGARTPLDILVMLPSSVPATPFDAGGAVLTAADLARFRGREGVVGLAEVMNVPGVLFGDEDLRAKLDLFEVVDGHAPFLSGKDLNAYIYAGVQSDHECTTLPEAREKLLRGMYIMIREGSTERNLRDLLPLVDACTAPRCCFATDDRHADMLAGEGHIDDCIRKAVSCGLEVEQALRMATLSAAGRFGLHDRGALAPGRLADFCIVEDPDRFKVLRTFKRGVEAVDTGYRRPACPASPMRVRVPEPGDIRITGRGEARVIGIVPGQITTRDLRCSVDAAGIPDLGRDILKAVVTDRYRATGSGVGLVNGFGLKEGAIAGSVSHDSHNIVAVGVGDADIVRAVAEVIRLGGGLAVVSGDDITALPLECAGLMSALPYGEVVQRLAALEEHARRLGSVENPFMYLSFLALTVIPEVRVTERGVFDVRAFSDVPLFYE; translated from the coding sequence GTGACGGACGGCCGCATCGTCGGCTTCGGGGATTACCGGGGAGCGCGGGAGTACGACCTCTCGGGCGCCTACGTGGTGCCCGGGCTGATCGACGCTCACGTCCACATCGAGAGTTCACTCCTCGCGCCGGCGGAGTATGCCCGGCTCGTCCTCGCGCACGGCACGACGACGGTGATCGCCGACCCTCACGAAATAGCAAACGTCTGCGGGGCGCCGGGGATAGACTACATGCTTGCGGAAGGAGCACGGACGCCGCTCGATATCCTGGTCATGCTTCCTTCCTCTGTCCCGGCGACGCCGTTTGATGCGGGCGGCGCCGTGCTCACGGCCGCGGACCTCGCCCGGTTCCGGGGACGCGAGGGGGTCGTCGGGCTCGCTGAGGTGATGAACGTCCCCGGCGTCCTCTTCGGCGACGAGGATCTCCGGGCAAAACTGGATCTCTTCGAGGTCGTCGACGGTCATGCGCCGTTCCTCTCGGGTAAAGACCTGAACGCCTACATCTATGCCGGCGTCCAGAGCGACCACGAGTGCACGACGCTTCCCGAGGCGCGGGAGAAACTCCTCCGGGGGATGTACATCATGATCCGCGAAGGCTCGACGGAGCGAAATCTCCGCGACCTCCTCCCGCTCGTCGACGCCTGCACGGCGCCGCGGTGCTGTTTTGCCACCGACGACCGGCACGCCGACATGCTCGCCGGGGAGGGGCATATCGACGACTGCATCAGAAAGGCGGTATCATGCGGCCTTGAGGTTGAGCAGGCGCTCCGTATGGCCACGCTCTCCGCCGCCGGGAGGTTCGGGCTCCACGACCGGGGCGCTCTTGCACCGGGCAGGCTTGCGGACTTCTGCATCGTCGAAGATCCCGACCGCTTCAAGGTCCTCCGGACGTTCAAGCGCGGCGTCGAGGCGGTCGACACCGGTTACCGCCGGCCGGCCTGTCCGGCGTCTCCCATGCGCGTCCGCGTGCCGGAGCCCGGCGATATCCGGATAACCGGGCGGGGGGAGGCGCGGGTGATCGGGATCGTGCCCGGCCAGATCACGACCCGGGACCTGCGCTGTTCGGTCGACGCCGCCGGGATCCCGGATCTCGGCCGCGACATCCTCAAAGCGGTCGTCACCGACCGCTACCGGGCGACCGGATCCGGCGTCGGGCTCGTCAATGGATTCGGTCTGAAGGAGGGGGCGATCGCCGGGTCGGTCTCCCACGACTCCCACAACATCGTTGCGGTCGGGGTAGGCGACGCCGATATCGTCCGTGCCGTCGCCGAGGTGATCCGGCTCGGCGGGGGCCTTGCGGTCGTCTCCGGAGACGATATCACCGCGCTCCCGCTCGAGTGCGCCGGGCTGATGTCGGCCCTTCCCTACGGCGAGGTCGTTCAGCGCCTCGCGGCTCTTGAGGAGCATGCCCGGCGACTGGGCTCGGTCGAGAACCCCTTCATGTACCTCTCGTTCCTTGCCCTGACCGTCATTCCCGAGGTACGGGTCACGGAACGGGGAGTCTTCGACGTCAGGGCGTTCTCGGACGTCCCGCTCTTTTACGAGTGA